Proteins encoded in a region of the Sphingomonas sp. HMP9 genome:
- a CDS encoding CoA-binding protein: protein MPLTADADIKTLLEGARTIAMIGASDRPDRPSYGVMAKLQAHGYRVIPVNPQITGEHIHGEFVFRELSQLGDAIDIVDIFRNSAAAGEAVDQAIAAGAKAVWMQLGVVNEEAAARAEAAGLQVVMDRCPAIDIPRLGVTKIE, encoded by the coding sequence ATGCCGCTGACCGCCGATGCCGATATCAAGACCCTGCTCGAAGGTGCGCGCACGATCGCGATGATCGGTGCCTCCGACCGTCCCGATCGGCCCTCCTACGGTGTCATGGCCAAGCTGCAGGCGCATGGCTACCGAGTCATCCCCGTCAATCCGCAGATCACCGGCGAGCACATCCACGGCGAATTCGTCTTCCGCGAACTGTCGCAGCTTGGCGACGCGATCGACATCGTCGACATCTTCCGCAACTCGGCCGCCGCTGGCGAAGCGGTCGACCAAGCAATCGCAGCCGGAGCCAAGGCCGTCTGGATGCAGCTGGGCGTCGTCAACGAAGAAGCAGCGGCTCGCGCCGAAGCCGCCGGACTACAGGTCGTGATGGACCGGTGCCCGGCGATCGACATTCCCAGGCTCGGGGTCACCAAGATCGAGTAA
- a CDS encoding homoserine dehydrogenase codes for MSEPLRVALAGLGTVGGGVIRLLDANRELIARRAGREIEIVAVSARDRGKDRGVDLSRFAWVDDTTALAKQPGADVVVELIGGSDGPALTLARSTLAAGRNFVTANKAMIAHHGLELAQAAEAAWVALKFEAAVAGGIPVIKGLREGAAANEIARVYGILNGTCNFILSKMESEGRDFAEVLAEAQALGFAESDPSFDIDGVDAAHKLSILAAVAFGTQPAFDDVAISGIRHLLGADIAEAAALGYRVRLLGLAEAGTDGLFQRVHPHLVPIDHPLAHVTGSLNAVVAEGNFVGRLLFQGAGAGDGPTASAVVADLIDIARGEFGPPFAMPVASLTAAPKSDSGERRGRAYLRFTVADRVGVLAEIAAAMRDAGVSIESLIQRGAISDGSVLVAIVTHESPERSIAQALEKLRGSQSLVGQPMWMHILD; via the coding sequence ATGAGCGAACCATTGCGTGTGGCCCTTGCCGGGCTCGGGACCGTTGGCGGCGGTGTGATCCGATTGCTGGATGCGAACCGCGAGTTGATCGCGCGGCGGGCCGGGCGCGAGATCGAGATCGTCGCGGTCTCCGCGCGCGACCGCGGCAAGGACCGCGGCGTCGACCTGTCGCGGTTCGCGTGGGTCGACGACACGACTGCGCTGGCGAAGCAGCCGGGCGCCGACGTCGTGGTCGAGCTGATCGGCGGGTCGGACGGCCCGGCACTGACGCTGGCGCGCAGCACGCTGGCGGCGGGACGCAATTTCGTCACCGCGAACAAGGCGATGATCGCGCATCACGGGCTTGAGCTGGCGCAGGCGGCCGAAGCCGCGTGGGTCGCTTTGAAGTTCGAGGCGGCGGTCGCGGGTGGGATCCCGGTAATCAAGGGCCTGCGCGAAGGCGCCGCGGCGAACGAGATCGCGCGCGTCTACGGCATCCTCAACGGCACCTGCAATTTCATCCTGTCGAAGATGGAATCGGAAGGCCGCGATTTCGCCGAGGTGCTCGCCGAGGCGCAGGCGCTGGGGTTCGCCGAATCCGATCCGAGTTTCGACATCGATGGCGTCGATGCGGCGCACAAGCTGTCGATCCTGGCTGCGGTAGCGTTCGGGACGCAGCCGGCGTTCGACGACGTCGCGATCAGCGGCATCCGGCATCTGCTGGGCGCGGACATCGCCGAAGCGGCCGCGCTCGGCTACCGCGTGCGGCTGCTCGGGCTCGCGGAAGCGGGGACGGACGGGCTGTTCCAGCGTGTGCATCCGCATCTGGTGCCGATCGATCATCCGCTGGCACACGTCACCGGATCGCTCAACGCCGTCGTAGCCGAGGGTAATTTCGTCGGCCGGTTGCTGTTCCAGGGCGCCGGCGCGGGCGATGGACCGACGGCGAGCGCGGTTGTTGCGGATCTGATCGACATCGCCCGCGGAGAGTTCGGCCCGCCGTTCGCGATGCCGGTCGCATCGCTTACCGCTGCGCCCAAGTCAGACAGCGGCGAACGACGCGGACGCGCCTATCTGCGCTTTACCGTGGCGGACCGGGTCGGCGTGCTGGCCGAGATCGCGGCGGCGATGCGCGATGCAGGCGTGTCGATCGAGAGCCTGATCCAGCGCGGGGCGATTTCGGATGGCAGCGTGCTGGTCGCGATCGTCACGCATGAAAGCCCGGAACGCTCGATCGCGCAGGCGCTGGAGAAGTTGCGGGGATCGCAGAGTCTGGTTGGTCAGCCGATGTGGATGCACATTCTCGATTGA
- a CDS encoding Mrp/NBP35 family ATP-binding protein, with protein MIDIEAVKAAVAAVAGKRATVRMEGTRAGIIIDATGLDPQARDALEATVRMAATQPGVSEVRIAVTAERSTRRLIAVASGKGGVGKSTLAANLAIAMSRAGRRVGLVDADIYGPSQPRLMNVEGTRPTAKDKVLDPVATPYGVPLLSMGQLVEPGKAIAWRGPMAAGALGQLVEADWGATDTLVLDLPPGTGDVQLTMVQKYRPAGAVIVSTPQDLALIDARRAIDLFEKAGIPIIGLVENMAGYVCPHCGEASDPFGHGGAEAAARELGIPFLGRVPLTISIRTSSDAGTPPAASPDDTVFMPIAAQVVAWLGTL; from the coding sequence ATGATCGACATCGAAGCGGTAAAGGCGGCGGTTGCCGCAGTGGCAGGCAAGCGGGCGACCGTTCGGATGGAAGGGACGCGCGCGGGCATCATCATCGATGCGACCGGGCTCGACCCGCAGGCGCGCGATGCGCTCGAGGCGACCGTCCGCATGGCGGCGACGCAGCCCGGCGTATCGGAAGTGCGGATCGCAGTGACCGCCGAACGCTCGACGCGCAGGTTGATCGCGGTCGCCAGCGGAAAAGGGGGGGTCGGCAAGTCGACACTTGCCGCCAATCTCGCCATCGCGATGTCGCGCGCCGGTCGTCGCGTCGGCCTGGTCGACGCCGATATCTATGGGCCGTCACAACCCCGCTTGATGAACGTCGAGGGCACGCGGCCGACGGCCAAGGACAAGGTGCTCGATCCGGTCGCGACCCCATACGGCGTGCCGCTACTCTCGATGGGACAGCTCGTCGAACCGGGCAAGGCGATTGCGTGGCGCGGGCCGATGGCGGCAGGCGCGCTCGGCCAGCTGGTCGAAGCGGACTGGGGCGCGACCGATACTCTGGTGCTCGATCTTCCGCCCGGCACCGGCGACGTGCAGCTGACCATGGTCCAGAAATACCGGCCCGCAGGGGCCGTGATCGTCTCGACCCCGCAGGATCTCGCGCTGATCGACGCGCGTCGTGCGATCGACCTGTTCGAGAAAGCCGGGATTCCGATCATCGGCCTCGTCGAGAATATGGCGGGCTATGTCTGTCCGCACTGCGGCGAGGCGTCGGACCCGTTCGGCCATGGCGGCGCGGAAGCCGCCGCGCGCGAGCTCGGCATCCCGTTTCTGGGCCGCGTGCCGCTGACGATCTCGATCCGCACGTCCTCCGATGCCGGCACGCCGCCGGCTGCGAGCCCGGACGATACTGTGTTCATGCCAATTGCGGCTCAAGTCGTCGCATGGCTCGGCACCCTGTGA
- the hflK gene encoding protease modulator HflK: MTIFSRWFQRPDILATETPKGPWGGSGDDGNSGPRNPWAQPPGGRKATAKPTALDEFLRKARGSGGGGGGNGGFGGLPSGANARALWAIGVAIIVVVWILFTSIHQIGPQQRGVVSYFGKYAGTLDPGIRLTMPAPIADVTVVDVQKIRTDNFPVGDGENLTLTGDQNIIDLAYSVRWDIADPRDYVFQLAEPNDTVRAAAESAMRAVVATTTLDQAIGTGRTVIEQRVAELTQQILNDYKSGVRIQGVAIKQAAAPARIVEDFNAVTAAQQEAIANLNQSRSYAQQVVARAQGEAASFDKVYEQYKLAPEVTRRRMYYETMEAVLAKSDKTIVETPGGVVPYLPLSNAKRLPNPEAVQATPAPAAAAAAPQSGAAQ; this comes from the coding sequence ATGACGATCTTCTCGCGCTGGTTCCAGCGCCCCGATATCCTCGCCACCGAAACACCGAAAGGCCCCTGGGGCGGTTCGGGCGACGACGGTAACAGCGGCCCTCGCAACCCCTGGGCGCAACCGCCGGGTGGCCGCAAGGCTACGGCAAAGCCCACTGCGCTCGACGAATTCCTGCGCAAGGCGCGGGGCTCCGGCGGCGGTGGTGGCGGCAATGGCGGCTTTGGCGGCCTGCCGTCGGGCGCCAACGCCCGCGCGCTCTGGGCGATCGGCGTCGCGATCATCGTGGTCGTCTGGATCCTGTTCACCTCGATTCACCAGATCGGCCCGCAGCAGCGTGGCGTCGTGAGCTATTTCGGGAAATATGCCGGCACGCTCGACCCGGGCATTCGCCTGACGATGCCCGCGCCGATCGCCGACGTGACCGTGGTTGACGTCCAGAAGATCCGCACCGACAATTTCCCCGTCGGCGATGGCGAGAATCTGACGCTGACCGGCGACCAGAACATCATCGACCTCGCCTATTCGGTTCGATGGGACATCGCCGATCCGCGCGATTACGTGTTCCAGCTCGCCGAGCCGAACGACACCGTCCGCGCTGCCGCCGAGAGCGCGATGCGTGCGGTGGTTGCGACGACCACGCTCGACCAGGCGATCGGGACGGGGCGTACCGTAATCGAGCAGCGCGTCGCCGAGCTGACTCAGCAGATCCTCAACGATTACAAGTCGGGTGTGCGCATTCAAGGCGTCGCGATCAAGCAAGCCGCCGCGCCCGCCCGGATCGTCGAGGACTTCAACGCCGTCACGGCTGCGCAACAGGAGGCAATCGCCAACCTCAACCAGTCGCGCTCCTATGCGCAGCAGGTCGTGGCGCGGGCGCAGGGCGAAGCCGCGTCGTTCGACAAGGTGTACGAGCAGTATAAGCTCGCCCCGGAAGTGACGCGTCGCCGTATGTATTACGAGACGATGGAGGCGGTGCTCGCCAAGAGCGACAAGACGATTGTCGAAACGCCGGGCGGAGTGGTGCCGTATCTGCCGCTGTCGAATGCCAAGCGTCTGCCGAATCCCGAGGCGGTCCAGGCGACGCCAGCGCCGGCCGCGGCGGCGGCTGCCCCCCAGTCTGGAGCTGCCCAGTGA